In one window of Gossypium hirsutum isolate 1008001.06 chromosome A01, Gossypium_hirsutum_v2.1, whole genome shotgun sequence DNA:
- the LOC107917347 gene encoding uncharacterized protein: protein MVYFSPNNPVSQRATLSSMLKMKVVNNLDRYLGLPILIGKKKSAAFKSIVDCVASRINSWSKRLLSKVGKEIFIKLILQAIPTYAFSIFFVPNGVLEELQSMIFRVWELRWFNVALLGRQVWRLVSCRDTLCFRVLSVKYFSDGDVFHPKKVDKPSFTWQSIAKAASILHDGFDWNVGWGNKINIWHDNWGFEGLLGASIGLNRSEVPKSKVCDLLTYEKYGWNERRIFEIYGVDLGEQICKIPILHNGPDDYRIWFHNPFASVTTKSTYSWLTLKHLEVANSSKNQDFLPAPGNSRNNRVFREVEEEAKVTWDRAVALSQDFRIFNFLEKPILPKPAIKRV from the exons ATGGTCTATTTCAGCCCTAACAATCCCGTCTCTCAGCGTGCGACTCTTAGTAGCATGCTTAAGATGAAGGTGGTGAATAATCTAGATAGGTACCTTGGTCTGCCCATTCTGATAGGAAAAAAGAAGTCAGCAGCCTTTAAAAGCATTGTTGATTGTGTTGCCAGTAGAATTAACAGCTGGTCAAAGCGGTTACTTTCCAAAGTTGGGAAGGAGATTTTCATAAAATTGATCCTTCAGGCTATCCCTACATatgctttttcaattttctttgtcCCTAATGGTGTCCTTGAGGAGCTTCAATCTATGATTTTTCGTGTGTG GGAATTGAGATGGTTTAACGTGGCTCTGTTAGGTAGACAGGTGTGGAGATTGGTGAGCTGTAGAGATACATTATGCTTTAGAGTTTTGAGCGTTAAGTACTTTTCAGATGGGGACGTGTTCCACCCTAAGAAAGTTGACAAACCCTCTTTTACTTGGCAGAGTATAGCCAAAGCAGCTAGCATTTTGCATGACGGGTTTGACTGGAATGTTGGGTGGGGtaataaaatcaacatatggcATGATAATTGGGGTTTTGAGGGTCTCTTGGGTGCATCGATTGGTCTTAATAGAAGTGAGGTTCCTAAAAGCAAAGTGTGTGATCTGTTGACTTACGAGAAATATGGGTGGAATGAGAGAAGGATCTTTGAGATTTACGGTGTTGACTTGGGGGAGCAAATTTGCAAAATTCCCATTCTTCATAATGGTCCAGATGACTATCGTATTTGGTTCCATAACCCTTTTGCCTCTGTCACTACTAAATCCACTTACTCTTGGCTGACTCTGAAGCATTTGGAAGTTGCAAACTCTTCCAAAAATCAGGATTTTTTACCGGCGCCTGGG AATAGTAGGAATAATAGAGTCTTTAGAGAGGTGGAGGAGGAGGCCAAAGTGACTTGGGATAGAGCTGTTGCTTTAAGTCAGGACTTTCGCATTTTCAATTTCTTGGAGAAGCCGATACTACCTAAGCCTGCTATAAAGAGAGTGTAG
- the LOC107917346 gene encoding uncharacterized protein has protein sequence MDEFGDFLEELNLTDVKTYNGWFTWTNKRDGNRLVKERLDRFFIFNVIMEKMPFLTSHVRQSKSNYEAILLDTNRSKPKTKSIYHRVWFRYDIFWAKEQEARDIITSIWSKEECNPLEKMAMIRDKLDSWKYSVTLGLRIMLIRGKRD, from the coding sequence ATGGATGAGTTTGGTGATTTTCTGGAGGAGCTGAATCTAACTGATGTTAAAACCTAcaacggctggttcacatggacCAATAAAAGAGATGGAAATAGGCTTGTAAAAGAGAGGCTGGATAGGTTTTTTATATTCAATGTTATTATGGAGAAGATGCCATTCCTTACTTCACATGTGCGCCAATCTAAATCCAATTATGAGGCCATTTTACTGGATACGAATAGGAGTAAGCCTAAAACAAAAAGCATTTACCATAGGGTTTGGTTCAGATATGACATTTTTTGGGCAAAGGAGCAAGAAGCCAGAGATATTATCACAAGTATTTGGTCTAAGGAGGAATGCAACCCATTGGAGAAGATGGCGATGATCCGTGATAAGCTGGACTCGTGGAAATACAGTGTTACATTAGGTTTAAGGATAATGTTAATAAGAGGAAAAAGAGATTAG